Proteins encoded by one window of Rhodobium gokarnense:
- a CDS encoding FGGY-family carbohydrate kinase yields the protein MRNLVCAVDVGTGSARAGVFEADGTMLARKVHPIVLSQPAGGEAEHDSQDIWRAACRALQAAMDEAGATAERIAGIAFDATCSLVVRDRDGGQVSVSKSGDDRFDTVSWMDHRALAEADECTATGHRVLEYVGEAMSPEMQTPKLMWLKRRLPASWARAGLAFDLTDFLAWKATGNAARSQCTLTAKWTYLAHDDGWQQDFFDAVGLGDLVARTGLPATPLAVAAPLGTLTAEAASDLGLDTDCAVGVGAIDAFAGTLGVLGAFADEDIERHVALIAGTSSCVMGMAREAQPAKGVWGPYYGACLPGLWLREGGQSATGALLDLLIRQHGNGLKPDCAGHAAITDRITELRARDGDGFADGIHVLPDFHGNRTPFADPHARGVISGLTLDTSFDALCRLYWRTAVAIALGVRQILEHMAPRDGRIDTLHLTGGHARNPVLMELYADATDCEVRTNGASDTVLLGSAMIAAAAGGLHPDLRGACRAMGQDGDRRAPNPAARARYDADYRVFLKMQEHRAELDALTL from the coding sequence ATGCGCAATCTGGTCTGTGCGGTCGACGTCGGAACCGGCAGCGCCCGCGCCGGCGTCTTTGAGGCGGATGGCACCATGCTGGCCCGCAAGGTCCATCCGATCGTCCTCAGCCAGCCGGCCGGCGGCGAGGCCGAGCATGATTCGCAGGATATCTGGCGCGCCGCCTGCCGCGCCCTCCAGGCCGCCATGGACGAGGCCGGCGCGACCGCCGAGCGCATCGCCGGCATCGCCTTCGACGCCACCTGCTCGCTGGTCGTGCGCGACCGGGACGGCGGCCAGGTCAGCGTCTCAAAATCGGGCGACGACCGCTTCGACACCGTCTCCTGGATGGATCATCGCGCCCTCGCCGAGGCCGACGAATGCACCGCCACCGGCCACCGCGTGCTGGAATATGTCGGCGAGGCGATGTCGCCGGAAATGCAGACGCCGAAGCTGATGTGGCTGAAGCGCCGGCTTCCTGCCTCCTGGGCCCGCGCCGGCCTCGCCTTCGACCTCACCGATTTCCTCGCCTGGAAAGCGACCGGCAACGCCGCCCGCTCGCAATGCACGCTGACCGCCAAATGGACCTATCTCGCCCATGACGACGGCTGGCAGCAGGATTTCTTCGATGCCGTCGGCCTCGGCGACCTGGTGGCGCGGACCGGGCTGCCGGCAACGCCGCTCGCCGTCGCCGCCCCCCTCGGCACGCTGACGGCCGAGGCCGCAAGCGACCTCGGCCTCGACACCGACTGCGCGGTCGGCGTTGGCGCCATCGACGCCTTTGCCGGCACCCTCGGCGTCCTCGGCGCCTTTGCCGACGAGGACATCGAGCGGCACGTCGCGCTGATCGCCGGCACCTCGAGCTGCGTCATGGGCATGGCCCGCGAGGCGCAGCCCGCCAAGGGCGTCTGGGGCCCCTATTACGGTGCCTGCCTGCCCGGCCTGTGGCTGCGCGAGGGCGGCCAGTCGGCGACCGGCGCCCTCCTCGACCTCCTGATCCGGCAACATGGCAACGGGCTGAAGCCCGACTGCGCCGGCCACGCGGCGATCACCGACCGGATCACCGAACTGCGCGCCCGTGACGGCGACGGCTTTGCCGACGGCATCCACGTCCTGCCGGACTTCCACGGCAACCGCACGCCCTTCGCCGACCCGCACGCCCGCGGCGTCATCAGCGGCCTAACCCTCGACACCTCCTTCGACGCACTGTGCCGGCTCTACTGGCGCACCGCGGTCGCCATCGCCCTCGGCGTACGCCAGATCCTGGAGCACATGGCCCCGCGCGACGGGCGCATCGACACCCTGCACCTCACCGGCGGCCACGCCCGCAACCCGGTGCTGATGGAGCTTTATGCCGACGCCACCGATTGCGAGGTCCGCACCAACGGCGCCAGCGACACCGTGCTCCTCGGCAGCGCCATGATCGCCGCCGCCGCCGGCGGCCTCCATCCGGACCTGCGCGGCGCCTGCCGGGCGATGGGACAGGACGGCGACCGCCGCGCCCCGAACCCGGCCGCCCGCGCCCGCTACGACGCCGACTACCGCGTCTTCCTGAAGATGCAGGAGCACCGCGCCGAACTCGACGCCTTGACCTTGTGA
- a CDS encoding carbohydrate kinase family protein gives MILCCGEALIDMLPRQTPAGEAAFAPFVGGAVYNTARAIGRLGAPAGFFCGISTDFFGDMLRDGLVESKVDISPVVESDRPTTLAFVKLVDGQASYIFYDENSASRMVTVDDLPALPSSVKALFFGGISLIPEPCGTAYETLMAREAGKRLTMIDPNIRPTLVSDEAAYRGRVTRMIGHADIVKLSDEDLAWVEKESDIDVAVNGILERGPEIVIITRGGEGATAYRKSGAITVAARSVKVVDTVGAGDTFNAGFMTCLSEAGITDRAGLAGLADDTIEAALTLGGAAASVTISRAGANPPWREELPV, from the coding sequence ATGATCCTTTGCTGCGGCGAAGCCCTTATCGACATGCTTCCGCGCCAGACCCCAGCGGGTGAGGCCGCCTTTGCGCCCTTCGTCGGCGGCGCGGTCTACAACACCGCCCGCGCCATCGGCCGCCTCGGCGCCCCGGCCGGCTTCTTCTGCGGCATCTCGACCGATTTCTTCGGCGACATGCTGCGCGACGGCCTGGTGGAGAGCAAGGTCGACATCTCGCCGGTGGTGGAAAGCGACCGGCCGACGACGCTCGCCTTCGTCAAGCTCGTCGACGGCCAGGCGAGCTACATCTTCTATGACGAGAACTCCGCCTCGCGGATGGTCACCGTCGACGACCTGCCGGCGCTCCCGTCCTCGGTGAAGGCGCTGTTCTTCGGCGGCATCAGCCTCATTCCGGAGCCCTGCGGCACCGCCTACGAGACGCTGATGGCGCGCGAGGCCGGCAAGCGCCTGACCATGATCGACCCGAACATCCGCCCGACGCTGGTCTCCGACGAAGCCGCCTATCGCGGCCGCGTCACCCGCATGATCGGCCATGCCGACATCGTCAAGCTGTCCGACGAGGACCTCGCCTGGGTCGAGAAGGAGAGCGATATTGACGTTGCCGTAAACGGAATACTGGAACGCGGCCCGGAGATCGTCATCATCACCCGCGGCGGCGAAGGCGCGACGGCCTACCGCAAGAGCGGCGCGATCACGGTTGCCGCCCGCTCCGTCAAGGTCGTCGACACGGTCGGCGCCGGCGACACCTTCAACGCCGGCTTCATGACGTGCCTGTCGGAGGCCGGCATCACCGACCGCGCCGGCCTTGCCGGGCTGGCGGACGACACCATCGAGGCCGCCCTTACCCTCGGCGGGGCCGCGGCGTCCGTCACCATCTCCCGCGCCGGCGCCAACCCGCCCTGGCGCGAGGAACTGCCGGTCTAG